The segment cacccatgaaagcttattctccaatacatctattagtctataaggtgccacaagactctgtCGCttcttacagatccagactaacacggctacccctctgatacaagtactgtagtgcaatctctttatcatgaaagttgaacttacaaatgtagaattatgtccaaaataactgcattcaaaaataaaacaatgtaaaattttagagcctgcaagtccactcagtcctacttccaatcgctcaaacaactttgtttacatttgcagaaggtaatgctgcccgcttcttgtttaaaatgtcgCCTGAaaaagtgagaacaagtgttctcatggcactgttgtagctggcattgcaagatatttacgtgccagatgtgccaaagattcatatgtcccttcatacttcaaccatcattccagaggacatgcattgatgctgatgatgggttctgctcaataatatcgaaagcagtgcggaccgatgcatgttcattttaatcatcccagtcagatgccaccaaaagaaaattgattttcttttttggtggttcaggttctgtggtttccacattggagtgtcaCTCTTTtaggacttctgaaagcatgcttcacacctcgtccctctcagattttggaaggcacttcagattcttaaaccttgggtcgagtgctgtagctatctttagaaatctcacattggtaccttctttgcactttgtgaaatctgcagtgaaagtgttcttaacatGAACAaaatgtgctgagtcatcatccgagactgctataacatgaaatatatggcagaaggcgggtaaaacagagcaggggacatacaaatctcccccaaaggagttcagtcacaaatttaatttacgcattatttttttaacaagcgccatcagcatgtcctctggaacagtggccgaagcatgaaggggcatacaaatgtttaccatatctggcacgtaaataccttgcaatgctagctacaaaagtgccatgcaaatgcctgttctcactttctagtgacattgtaaataagaagagggcagcattatctcctgtaaatgtaaacaaacttgtttgtcttagcgattggctgaacaagaagtaggactgagtggacttataggctctcaagttttacatggttttgttttagAGTGCCgttttgtaacaaaacaaaaaaataaaagaaaaatctacatttgtaagctgcactttcacgacaaagagattgcactacagattGTATAAGGTGAGTTGAAAAATATTACTTTTGTCTATGGTTTTTAcggtgtaaatatttgtaataaagatAATATACactttaatttcaattacaacacaatatgtatgaaaatgtagaaagctgAGCTTTCTGCTGCATAAACCTGCAGTGCTGCCTGTAACATTATTGTGTTGAATGTGCAGCATGGGACATGGATCCCTGTCTGGGAGAAGACACCTGTTTAAACTCAAATATCTACTCTCATTAGCTAAATAGCATTTTACATGTTATGAAAACTTGCTTGTCTtttgtacttatatggccccaatTACCTTAGTAATTAAGTGCCTcataatctttaatatatttatccttatAATACCCCTGAGATGTAGGAAAATGCTATTATCtcctttttacagatggaaaactgaagAACAGAGAGACTAAGTCCAAGGTCTTATAGGAAGTCTGTGACCATGTAGGGACTTGAGCCCAAGTCTCCCAAGTCGTAGGTTAgctccctaaccactggacaatacTGCCTCACATGTGAGCTTGTAAAAcatgggttggttttttttcaaaCTCTGTCCTGTACATTCTTAAAAGGAAGAAATAGAGAATAAAACATACATTACTGTCATGCTTTAGAAAGGTACTGGACTGTTCTGTAGGGCTGTCACTCTGTTTAGCCACAAAAGAGCGAGCTGTAGAATGAAGAAGGGTTCTAGGTCAAACCAGGTATCCCCTCCAATAATATAAGCAGCTTCTTATCTCTTTAGTTAATGGTTCACTCTGCTGGCTTACATTATTAATTCATTTATTGTTTTCATCAATACTTTgtaatgtacaaaaaaaaccctttaaaatacaaaaccaaagATAAAAATTTCATTTGGTTGCATAATGGcaatagaataaaataaatggaaagattcATGTCACAGAGGTGATGTCCGCTTACCAATCCATTCTCTTTTTAGCAGTATCAACCACTCCCAAGTTTTGGTAGCTGGTGGATTAGTTAGTTTACTTGCCATAGGCATACTGTGCCAGTTGTGACTGGAATACTTTGTCttataaatatttcaaaattgaCAGACatcaaatatttattaaatggGTTAAACTATTGTTTCAAGTAACCACAACTGTTCtacattaaaaatatacatttatttttagagATAGGGCTCAATTCTACCCACAGTTATGCagatgcaactcccactgaagttggtgGGAATTGTTTCTGGGTGGCTGAGGGCCAAATCAGGCCTGAACCCATTCTAAATGTAAGTTGTGTTTGGCTTTATCTTTGATTCCATCCAGTTCACCAATTAGCTACTCTAAATATGAATTTGTATCTTCTATAAACTGATCTTCATTATCAAGGTATTCCAGAATAATGTTTCCACCATTATATAATGGACACTCTTGATTGGATAGCCAAGTAGCCAACGTGTGGTCCAATGGCAAAGCTTCTCCAGATGCAGTATGACACAGCCTTAATTTCTGCAAGAAATGCCCCCCGcaaaaaaaatcttgttgttaATTCATATTCATGCatgaaagacagaaaaaaatTATAACATTAAATGAAAATTGCTACCACTGATTTACCTTGGCTGTTGATTTGTTGTTGTCATTTTTAAGGTCTGCTAAGCAAGCTGCAAAATCTACTACTTTGCCAATACTCCACTTACTGCAAAAGAACATGGATTTGCTCTTCTCCTTGCTTCCCTTAGGTAAAAACACTTGAAAGTAAATTCTTTCTGTCTACAGTAAGAAACAGAGAAACATACACTCAGGAGAAACGAACAATCACAAACACACATCAATTAATTTTGCTGGTCTGAAGAGAATTAAGCTGACAtgtacattattaattattattattattaatcacttTATACTGCAGTACTCCCCAAAGGCCTCAGTCGAGATTAggctcccattgtgctagatgctgttaCAAATACCTATGAagagaaagtccctgccctgGCTATCAGACAATAATGGTCGCTTTGAAGAGGaagaaggtacacctctaccccaatataacgtgacccgatataacacgaattttgATATAActtggtaaagcagtgcttcaggcaggcggggctgcgcactccggtgaatcaaagcaagttcgatataacacggtttcacctataacgcagtaagatgttttggctcccaAGGAGAGCGTTATatagaggtagaggtgtagtttaaaGAGGTAATGCTGGTTGGGCTCCCGTGCTGGTGTGTGTCAGGAATACGATATGTCACAATATTGTGGAAGTCCCAAGGTGGAAAGCAAACAAAAGGCTACTGGTAGTCATGTACACTGTGGAGCTGATGTGCTTGAGTTCTGATGATAAAGAGCAATCAGTGATATCAGAGGTGCCTGCCAGCACTTTTGTCTAGGCCAGCTTCTCAACCTTcatcccatccctcctccctgtaGGTACCAAAAGCTTTGTGGCCTTCCCCATGACTGAAACATTTATAAGAGAGGGTACTATTACCATCTTTATTGCCTAAAAGATGCATATTTTAAATATGAAGTAGGGACcacctgtttttttccccttcatactGCTAGGGGAAGGTTTCATCAACTTCTATTTTATGTTCTATAAACACAATAGATAGGTTCGCCTTTGCCAGGGGCCAGCTGAAAGCAAGTAAGCaagataaaaaaatatttcttcttttcattGGTTTTACTTGGGTTTTCCCTAGAAAGAATTCATACCTCACCACCCTCACCACCCCTAAGTctgtgggcttgtcttcactgcagttaatTCAAGTAATAACTAGAGCACTGACCCTAACCCtgaattccatccacacacaaaaacctttAACTCAAGCGTGGTGATGtttttaactcaagttagctgGCCCAAGAGGGGATATAGGCTGAAACTCAAACAAGCGCAACTCATAACCTACTAACATGACCACTCTATAGCTGGACGCAGGATAGTGCCACTCTACTGCCAATAGTCCTCCAATGCTTTCCCACAATTCCTACTGTGTGCCAAGAAcggacagacaagttctctcaCAATTCACTGGGACAGAATTCAAACAGTGGCTCAGCATATTGCTATACTAATCATGAGATATGCCTCCATAAGTCTCTGCAACAGCTGAGTGAGTACAGTGCCAGGGCAGACATAGCAACTTGACTGTTATTTCACAATCTGGCTACTCTCACTCAAGCCAGGCAAACTCAAGAGGAGTAACTTGAGTTTATTCTGAAATCAAGACATATCCTGGGAAACAATCTAGAAAGGGTTCGACAAAAATTTGAGGGCTTAACTAGACCAACTTTCCAGCTGTGAAAAGTGATGCAGCAGAGAGGGATCCAAGGGACATCTGTCACAAAGCTGAAGGGAGAGTTGGTGAGAATAGCACAGAATGAGGGCTGGGAAGAGAGTTTGAGAAGGGAACTGAAAAGAGAGTAGAATTGTGGGTTGGAGTTTAATTACATCTGTGATAGATTATCACTATTCTACATGATTAAACAATTAAACTCCAGTTAAGCAAATGAATAATGAAAGGAATTAACAGAGCCACTTGCGCTGTGGGTTACAATCTTTAGAGTTAGGGAACAGCAATTTAATTTCCTTAtaaccaaaaaacccaaactcaTTATGTTACCTCCTGCATCTCAAGACGTTAATCACTGTCTCCATTCGTACATCTATTAAAATGGCATAATCTAAGGATTGTGCGGCAAGCAGGACTTCACATTAAGATTGCTACCTAAACAGGAATGTTTAATTTGTACTCCAAGCATGTGGAGATTTGTAGTAGAGAAAAAGAAGTCATAATAGGATTCAGAGATGGAAGAGCTACGTTTGTTTTACAATAATTAAATGTAAACCAAGACAAAGCCTAATGGTAAAAATGATGAAATGCATTGTATATGATGTGGCCAATATATAAAATTACAAATTGGTCTAGAATCAAATCCTGCAAGAGGGAAATAGAAAGACATTTACAAACTAAAAATCACCctggcttgaaaaaaaaaatggagctgTTGTTCTGAATGATCATAGTGAGAAACAATGAAGAATCAGTGAAGTAATGGATGCTGCTGACCTTGGCTATGGTGAAATATGTAGCTCAGCTAAACTGTAGAAGAAGTGTGAACAAATCTTGTTTTATCATTCAAAGCTCAGGCCAAGTATGAGCTAGCTTTCTCCAGGCTGGCACAAAGGTATGTAAATTGCACCCTCTATGCACCAACCAGGGTCACTGCATCCACATGAGAGGGCAGGCAGTGCTTCAATTGTGAGCCTCTCTCAGGGGTTATCGGCTTTAAGACTTAGGTCATGTCTATgcctcagtggcacagctatggtactgcagctgtgccgctgtagcatagATGCTTCCTTTATTGTTGGAAGGGGTTTTCTGTCAATGTAAGTAATCcatctctctgagaggcagtaccTAAGTCAATTATGTCTACAGTGGGGATTAAGCTGAACTAACTATGTCACAGggcacaacatttttcacagcccttagtggtgtagaccaggccttcttTTGGACTGCAATTTGTTCATGGTTAGTGTCGCAGATTAATTTGCTGTTTAAATAGCAAACTACATGTCCATTTTCTCTCTCACGCACAATAGAAGAGAATTTGCTTTCAGGCAGGAgattcaggccctgatcctgcatatgCTGAATTTTACACACGAATACTCCACTGAGTTTAATAGGACTACTCTTGTGTGTGAAGTTAAGCAGGAGTGTAAATGATTGTGTTTTCAGGGGCTAattcagaaacaaaaataaataaacagaatactttttttttttaatattctgttTTACTCTAAATGAGAGagtaaaattaacaacaaaagtCTAGAAATTTGTTTATATCCTTAAATAAATAGAGTAAATCAGAAACACGTATGTGCTTTGAAGGCAACTGTGTATGACTGACCTGTGGCAAGGACTTATCCCCACACGCATGCATTTTCAGTTTCATTAGTGCCACCTTTGCTGCTGTTTCACTGTTTTTTGCTCCTTTCCGTCTTTTGCTTCTTACTGCCTCCTCCTTTTTAGAATCTGAGGAAAATATTATTTCTGAATGTTACTCCAGGTCACGTTTTCTTTCACTCTGTTACAAACGAAATTACCATTGTGTCTATTGTCACAAAAGTTTAGAGTTCAGTGCACTGGAATAATTTAGATCTGCCTCTATGGGTGTGCCCATACTGCAGCGGAGGCGAGCCTCCCAGCCAAAGTAGACAGACTCACGATAGCAGGGCTTGAGCTAGCGCACCAAAATAGCGGTATGGACATGGCAGCTCGGACCCTCAACCCCACCTGTCCCCCTAAGTTTGAGACATACTCTTTGTGAGTGGATCCCCTTCTCTTCCATGCATCCGGGCAGCCATCATACAATTGCTGGTACTCTGAGTACTAGGGAGTCTGGCCAGTCCTATTGGAATtagtaactagggctgtcaagtgattaaaaaaattaatcacgattaatgaCACTGTtcaacaataacagaataccgtttatttaaatatttttggatgttttctacattttcaaatttgtaattgaaatcaatataacagaatacaaaaagtgtacagtgctcactttatatttatttttgattaaaagtatttgcactgtaaaaatgatgaaagaaatagtatttttcaattcacctcatacaagtactgtagtgcgatctctttgTCGTCAAAGTGCaacatacaaatgtagatttttttttttgttacataactgcactccaaaacaaaacaatgtaaaactttagcgcctgcAAGTTCACtccgtcctacttcttggtcagccaatctctcagacaaacaagtttgtttacatttgcaggagataatggtgcctgtttcttgtttacaacgtcactgttgtagccggcatcgcaagatatttacatgccagacgcgctaaagattcatatgtcccttcatgcttcaaccaccattccagaagacatgcatccatgctgctgACGGGTTCTGCTAGATAACAATcgaaagcagtgtggactgatgcatattcattttcatcctctAGTCAGGTGCTACGAGCAGAAagttggattttcttttttggtagttcgggttctgtaatttccacATCCGAATGTTGCTCTTTTCAGACTTCTGAATGcaagctccacacctcgtccctctcagattttggaaggcacttcagattcttaaaccttgggtcgagtgctttaaaaagcattttcttagaaatctcacattggtaccttccttgtgttttgtcaaatctgcagtgaaagtgttcttaaaatgaacatatgctgggtcatcatccaagactgctataacatgaaatatatggcagaatgcaggtaaaacagagcaggagacatacaattctcccccaagaagttcaatcacaaatttaattaacttttttttttaaattagcgtcatcagcatggaagtatgtcctctggaatggtggccgaagcatgaagaggcatacaaatgtttagcgtatgtggcatgtaaataccttgcaatgccagctacaaaagccagttctcactttctggtgacattgtaaataagaagagggcagcattatctcctgtaaatgtaaacaaacttgtttgtcttagcaactcgctgaacaagaagtaggactgaatggacttgttttacattgttttgctttggagtgcagttatttaacaaacaaacaaaaaatctacatttgtatgttgcactttcatgacacagagatcgcactacagtacttgtatgaggtgaattgaaaaatactatttcttttgtttatgatttttacagtgcaaatatttgtaataaaaataatttacactttgtattccgtgttgtaattgaaatcaatatatatgaaaatgtagaaaaagatctaaaatatttaataattttcaattggtattctattgtttaacagagcaattaaaactgcgattaatttttttaatcacaattaattttgagttaatcgcttgagttaactgcgattaatcgacagccctattagTAACTGGGCTAGAGAAATGTGCTGGGATGGAGCAGACAGAGACGACGTCCTCTGCACTGATCTGTGGCTGCAGAGCAGCACTGGGGGAGCATAAGCTACATGAGCTGAACAGATGTAGTAAGTGATACTTCTAAATGTGCTTCACCACAACATCCCTGAGGTActattccagcccctcctctaCACAAACATGATGTGGCCATGTCTGGCAGTGCTCCTTAGTGTAGGTCTAGCCCACAAGGCCATAAAAGTGCCCACTCTGTGGCCAAACTTTGCTACTATGAGGGCTGCCCGGGCAACATGCCAGCAGCCTAAGGTTTGCACCCAATCTGCATATATTTTTACTTAATATTTTTACTAATCCACCTAATCACAATACTTACCTTTCATCGTAACAGAAACTGCTATTTAGACTTGATTAGCAATAAAATCCAGTCTCCATCAGCTTTGTCCTCATCCTGGATTTGCAGGGAAAGGGCAGCCTGGGCCACATCTGGACTTTAGGGACATCTGCCATAGTGCATCATGTCTCCAAATATAGGAGCAGGGCTATACATGGGGGACTCACAGGCAGGCGTTATCCATTCAAGGAGCCTTCATTCTTTTGACAAGCTTAGACCTCTAGACTAGTGCTAAAGATCAAAACAGCTCACTGAAGAAAATAAATATCCTATGGTACTTGCCTATAATATCTTTAACTAGCTTCTGAGTAGCAGCCATGCGAGGTTTAGGGGTATCCAGTTTCTCACACTCATGGTCTGACTGATGACGGTGTCTATAAACAATAGAACAGCAAACTCTCATTAGATGTTCCATATGTTAACAACAGAGCATAGGTGTTTCAACATTTTGCTCTGCTCACCTTAAGCAAAACCGTTTCTTGCAATAGGGGCATAAAACTGGTAAAAGCTCTTTTCCATTGCAGCCCTTATACGTGCATGGGTAAGATCGATGTTCGTCCAATTTCATGCTCTCGCTTTTTATATTCACCTAAACATTATTATGAAACATGCAGTGTAAATACACATatgtaatgaaaaataatttgCATCCTTATCCAACTTGCTTTAGTGCTTTGATTCTGACATTACAGAAAAACAGGATATTAATTTAGAGTGCTTTAAGGGAGACCTGCaagctttaaacaaacaaacacaaaagttcTCCACTTGCAGCTATGTGAATTGAACATCCCCAATAACCAGATTTTGTGGGGGTTTTGATGTCTTGCAAAGAAATCACAAATTAACTTACCTCAGAACAGCCATGAGAATCCCGGCTTCTATGTTGAAGGcttaaagttaaaagaaaaaaagtccccATCACTATCCAAAtttcaaaaaagcaaaaagaaaacatGAGCCCATATAAGTGTTTGATAAGTTGTAATGTAGCATGGCTTTCATCATGATCAAATTTCAACTAAATAACCACCATTCTCTTCCAAAACTTGTACCAGCATACAGATTTTTATCACCAAGGGGATTGGTTATAAAACTAAAAGTGTCATATTGCTCTTGACAGCGTATGATGGTTTAGTTCTCAAaaattaggccccaattcagcaaagtacttttAGTGAAaggggctactcacatgcttaaaactaaggcccagatccacaaatcAATTTAGCTGGCTAAGCCCCCAATCTAGTCCCAGTTTTAAGCCCCTCAGTGATCCATAAAATCCCACTCAGCTACTGCCTAACCGTAAACTCGctcagcacctacatttttgctgtAAAAATTCCCTGGCCACCCAAGTTTCTGCCTCTAGACATGTGCATCCAATCTCATGCCTAAACCCCAGCGCAATCCACAAACGGGGGGTAATGGAGGAGCACCTATCTTTCTTGAATAGTCCAATCCGGTAAGCATGCTCTAAGCATGCCTACCAGCCTGAGACACATTCAAAATccaggaagggggctggaggtgtgtgcCTCCCTTATAACTTTCAGCCCAGTGGCTAGAGCCCTCATCCAGGATGTAGCAGACCCAGTCAACAGAGCAGAGGGTCTGGACCCTGGGTCTCATCTTCCAGATGGGTGCTCTGATTACCAGGCTAGAGAGACATTCTCACTCCCTCTCTCtgacccaatgactatttaattatttctcCAAAGTAGAAcatcttcaacaggagagactgaggaagaCTCACATCAGAATCTAATCTAATTTGAGTGTCccatcaaatatatatatatagaacaTTTATTTATCAAGATTCTCAGAACTGGCAGCAGAAAGTTAAACGAGTTCGTTTGACCATATATTACCAGAAAGCAATAAGAAGCGTAGGAAGCCTATGAGCAGTGAGCTGCTTTATCTGACAGCTTAACTGGGAAAGAAAAGAGCTAAATTTATAGTACGCATTCCAAGAATTTTAACTCCAACGTAGGGAACTCTAAGTGAGACAGCTCTGTTTTGATCTGGCTGCGTACAAAAATAGTCTTCTTGTTGACTTAAATCGGAGGTACCAAAAGCACAAGCTGAAGACCAAATATGCCCTATGGAGTATGGCCATCTTCTTTGTCTAATTGCACTCATTCACAAAAGACCCACAGAAATAAAATAGGACATTAATAAGAATTCATGATATCTGTTCCTGAATTTATGCAACAAATAACTTTTAATCTCCTCTTTTATTAAATCAAAAGTGACACCTCCTTGATTTTTCTATTCGGCTTAAAATACTGTAACATTTCCTTTTTGGTAGTTGGATTCAAGTTTAAGTGTGTCCAAGGTCTTATATTATATGATGTCTTACCAAAAAACTCCTGAACAGCCATCACATACAAAGGGCAGAAAATCTGAAACCAaaagagagggtttttttaattagctAAGGTAATTATTTAGCTAATAGTTTTTAATCTAAATATTTATAAGGTTAACTACCAATGCCCACaaagaaataaatgcaaaaatgTCTTCCCTACCAAAGCATTCAAACCAATTTACATTCAGCCCTTCATACAGTGCCTGCATTAATATTTAAGAACTTGGACCAAGTCTTATTTGCTAATTCTACAGACTCAAAAAGTTCAATCTACTTAAcaatattgttgttttttttgtagcACAGTATACTCTAGTTTGCTACTGCTACTAAAAAAATAAGAGGTCAAATGAAGTGCATTCATGTATATTCTACGAGTAGGAATTTGAAGTGTACTTCTGTAAGCAGTgctaacaggttttttttatataaaatcaaCTTAAAAACCTGAATAAAAGCAAGCTGTATTTTATCAGTGTCAGCCAATTTATTATTTATGACAAGATCACTCTGATCATTACCCCAGTTATCGTTTGATGGAGTacagagccccaggaggagggcgtagagcccggccggggctccgctctccccggcggccagagcgctgggggagggcggcgagcccactgcggctccgctctccccggcgtccggagctggagcacctccaggtgccgccccaagcacaagcttggtgggctggtgcctggagcgggcCCTGCCTGGCTGAGATGAGCCAACAAGGGTCAGTGGCTCGCACATGGTCACTGCCTCCTCCCGCCAGGCCCTGCCTCTCGCAATTAGTACCACGCCCTCACTACCTGCCGTACCCCCTTTCAGAGGGGGGCCACACCCCTTTATAGCACCACACTGACAAGCCCCGCCCCTCTCCGCCGT is part of the Chrysemys picta bellii isolate R12L10 chromosome 2, ASM1138683v2, whole genome shotgun sequence genome and harbors:
- the ZFAND1 gene encoding AN1-type zinc finger protein 1 isoform X3, producing the protein MAELAIGQHCGVEHCGQLDFLPFVCDGCSGVFCLQHRSRDSHGCSEVNIKSESMKLDEHRSYPCTYKGCNGKELLPVLCPYCKKRFCLRHRHQSDHECEKLDTPKPRMAATQKLVKDIIDSKKEEAVRSKRRKGAKNSETAAKVALMKLKMHACGDKSLPQTERIYFQVFLPKGSKEKSKSMFFCSKWSIGKVVDFAACLADLKNDNNKSTAKKLRLCHTASGEALPLDHTLATWLSNQECPLYNGGNIILEYLDNEDQFIEDTNSYLE
- the ZFAND1 gene encoding AN1-type zinc finger protein 1 isoform X4, yielding MAELAIGQHCGVEHCGQLDFLPFVCDGCSGVFCLQHRSRDSHGCSEVNIKSESMKLDEHRSYPCTYKGCNGKELLPVLCPYCKKRFCLRHRHQSDHECEKLDTPKPRMAATQKLVKDIIDSKKEEAVRSKRRKGAKNSETAAKVALMKLKMHACGDKSLPQTERIYFQVFLPKGSKEKSKSMFFCSKWSIGKVVDFAACLADLKNDNNKSTAKLALLWLNRVTALQNSPVPF
- the ZFAND1 gene encoding AN1-type zinc finger protein 1 isoform X1, coding for MCEPLTLVGSSQPGRARSRHQPTKLVLGAAPGGAPAPDAGESGAAVGSPPSPSALAAGESGAPAGLYALLLGLCTPSNDNWDFLPFVCDGCSGVFCLQHRSRDSHGCSEVNIKSESMKLDEHRSYPCTYKGCNGKELLPVLCPYCKKRFCLRHRHQSDHECEKLDTPKPRMAATQKLVKDIIDSKKEEAVRSKRRKGAKNSETAAKVALMKLKMHACGDKSLPQTERIYFQVFLPKGSKEKSKSMFFCSKWSIGKVVDFAACLADLKNDNNKSTAKKLRLCHTASGEALPLDHTLATWLSNQECPLYNGGNIILEYLDNEDQFIEDTNSYLE
- the ZFAND1 gene encoding AN1-type zinc finger protein 1 isoform X2 produces the protein MCEPLTLVGSSQPGRARSRHQPTKLVLGAAPGGAPAPDAGESGAAVGSPPSPSALAAGESGAPAGLYALLLGLCTPSNDNWDFLPFVCDGCSGVFCLQHRSRDSHGCSEVNIKSESMKLDEHRSYPCTYKGCNGKELLPVLCPYCKKRFCLRHRHQSDHECEKLDTPKPRMAATQKLVKDIIDSKKEEAVRSKRRKGAKNSETAAKVALMKLKMHACGDKSLPQTERIYFQVFLPKGSKEKSKSMFFCSKWSIGKVVDFAACLADLKNDNNKSTAKLALLWLNRVTALQNSPVPF